The genomic DNA TCCAAAAGCAAAACGTTTCTCGCGTTTTGTTTTTGTTTTTTATTTGGGACTGCTTTTGTTTCAATTTTAGATTTTTCATTTGATTTTGTTTTCATTTATTTTGGAATTTTTGTAGTTGTTGGGTTTTTAATTATTTTTTGGAAATACAAATTTTTTAGACTTACATCACTTTGTGTTTTGGCAATTTTACTTGCATTTGGCAGGTATATTTTATTTTTTCCCAGCGAAACCAATATTTCAAATTATGCAGAAGAGAATGTTCGATTTTCTGCTATTGTAATCCAAGAGCCAGACATTCGTGTGGATAGTGTTCGCTATGTTGTAAATGTCGAAAAAGTAGATAAAAAAGTTGGAGAAGGTAGAGTTTATTTTAAATCAGAACTTTATCCTCGCTATGAATATGGAGATAAATTAGAAATATATTGTAAAATAAAAAAACCAACAAAAATAGAAGATTTTAATTTTGATAAATATCTTGCACTTAAAAAAGTTTTTGCATATTGCGGTGTTCCGCAAATTCGCAAAATAGGTGAGGATGAAGGAAATATTTTAATGAGTTCTGTGCTATCGGTAAAAAATACTTTTGCGCAAAAAATAAATCGTCTGTGGCACGAGCCAAACGCAAGTTTTGTGGCAGGATTACTTTATGGTTATCGTGGGGGTTTGGGGGAGTTGCAAGAAGATTTCAACACAACTGGCGTTACGCATATTGTCGCGATCTCTGGCTATAATATTGCAATTATTGGTGCAATTTTTATTGTAATTTTGAGCTTTCTGCGAATCCCTCGCAAAAAAGCATTTTGGATTATTATTTCTGGGATTGGTGTTTTCGTACTTTTTGCTGGAGCTAGTGCTTCCGTAGTGCGTGCAGGAATTATGGGACTTCTGGTTTTACTCGCAAAACAGCTTGGTAGAATGTCGCATCCTATAAATTTATTGCTTTTCACTGCCGTAGCAATGGTATTACACAATCCTTATGTTCTAATTTGGGATGCAGGTTTCCAACTATCTTTTGTGGCAACCGCTGGGCTTATCTACCTCACTCCAAAATTAGAAATTTTCACAGAAAAAATTCCAGAACTTTTTGGACTAAAAAAGATTTTTCTGGAAACTTCAGCTGCAATTATCGCAACACTTCCACTAGTTCTATTTCATTTTGGTAGATTTTCTATTGTCGCACTTCCTACAAATATTCTCATCCTGTGGATAATTCCATTTATAATGTTGGGTGGATTTTTGGCTGTAATTTCATCTTTTATCTTTTTTCCACTTGCCCAAATTATTTCGTGGATTACATGGATTGCACTGGAATATGTTATTCTAATTGTTAGATGGTTTGCAGATTTTTCTTTTGCATCTATAAATTTAAGTATGCCTGCAATTGTCGTAGTTTTGTTTTATATTTGTTTAATTTTCTATAAACAAATTTATGATTATTTGGAAATTAGATGGCTTAAATTTAGAATATGAAAAAGGTAATTATAATTTTAGTTTTAATTTTGGTAGTTATTTTTGCCGCATTATTTTTTTTGAAAAAAAGAGATAACTTTTCAGAATATGTACAAGCCGAGAATTTACCAGAAGTCACAGAATTGTATTTTCTTGATGTTGGACAAGGCGATGCAACTTTTATAGAATTCAAAAATGGAACTCAAGCTTTGGTAGATTGTGGAAAGTCTGCAAAAGTTTTGGAGGAGTTGGGTAGAGTTATGGATTTTCGTGACAAAAGTATAGATTACCTAATAATCACTCACCCAGACAACGATCATTATGGTGGTTGTATAGATGTGTTGGAGAGGTTTGATGTTGCAAATGTGGTTTACAATGGTCAGCATAAAAATAACGATGAGTTTTGGAATGAATTTTGGCGACGAGTAAAAAAAGAGGGTTCAAATTATCATGTCGTAAAAAGTGAGGAAAAGTGGTTTGTAGGAGATGATGTTTTGCATTTTCTTTTTCCAGACGGTAGTTTGATTCAAAATCTGTCAGATAACAACAATTCTATAGTTTTTATATTGGAAAGTGCTGGTAAAAAAGTTTTATTTACTGGTGATATGGAGCAAGAGTTAGAGATTTATCTAATAGAAAAATTTGGTGAAAAGCTAGGTGTGGATATTTTGAAAGTTGGTCATCATGGAAGTGGATCTTCTTCAATAGATAAATTTGTAGATATGGTTTTACCATATTATTCTATAATTCCTGTTGGAAAAAATAAATATGGACACCCATCTTTGCGAGTAATGCGAAGACTTGAGCGGTCTGGAAGTAGGATTTTCCGCACAGACTTACTGCATGGTGTAAAAATTTTATTGGACGAGGAATTGAGCATGGATCAGATTAAATAAACCTGTACAAATGTATCCTTTTTTGGTATATTAAATCCTAATATCATTCACGTCATATTGAGCGGAACGAAGTGGAGTCGAAATATCTCGTGTTTAGTTCATTAATTTTAGTTTTTATGATATTTTCTCGAGATCCTTCGACTTCGCTCAGGATGACGTAAATTATAATTTTTATGGATATATATAATACAGCAGTAACAGTATTATCGGTCGGAACTATTTTGGCGCAAGTTTTCATTGTGTTGGTTTTGATTTTTATTTTTGTACCACCACTTCACAAGCAGAAACAAGTAAAAAAGTTCTTGAAGTTTTTAAAAGAACGATCATTTTTACTAGCTTTTGGTGTGGCACTTTCTTCTATTGTGGGAAGTTTATTTTTTTCAGATGTAGCCTCACTTTTACCTTGTGAGCTTTGCTGGAAGCAGAGAATTTTGATGTTTCCACAATCATTATTGTTTGGTCTTGCTGTATGGAAAAAGGAGAAAGTAATTGCAGATTATAGTACTTTACTTTCTGCGATAGGAATTTTATATTCTATTTATCACTATACTTTACAGATGTTGCCTCGTGATATTACCACTTGCGATACATCTAGCTTTCTATCTAGTTGCTCAGAAAAATTAATATTTGAATTTGGGTATATTACAATTCCAATGATGACTGCTACGGCTTTCGCATTGCTATTGCTATTTATGTTGATTCATAAAAAATTAAAATAATTAATTAGAGACTTAGGTCTCTTTTTTAAAACTATGAAAAAAAATAAAGAAAAAATTATAGTATTATCACTTGGGGGTTCACTTATAATTCCACCAGAAGGGTTCAATAGAAAATTTCTAAAAGGTTTCAAAAAAATGATCTTGAGTCATATTGAAAAGAATTACAGATTTATAATTGTATGTGGCGGGGGAGCAACAAGTAGAAAATATCAAGATGCGGTGAGCGATGTCACAAAACTTATTTCAGAGGATATAGATTGGATTGGAATTCATGCAACTAGATTGAATGCACATTTTGTACGAACAATTTTTCGTAAATGGGCAAATCCAAAAGTAATAAAAAATCCAACCAAAAAGATTGAATGGAAAGAAGACATTTTGATAGCTTCTGGCTGGAAACCAGGTTGGTCTACAGATTATGATGCTGTAAAATTGGCAGAATTGTACGGAGCAGAAAAAGTTATAAACTTATCCAATATAACTTATATTTATAGCGAGGATCCAAAGAAAAATAAAGATGCTAAAAAGATAAAAGATATCACTTGGAAAAAATTTAGAAAAATTGTAGGAGACGAGTGGATTCCTGGCTCAAACCTACCTTTTGACCCAATCGCTAGCCGAGAAGCAGACAAGCTAAAATTGTCTGTAATAGTAATGAATGGAACGAAACTAAAACAAGTAGAAAAAGCAATCAAAGGCAAAAAGTTCAAAGGCTCTTTGATTCATCCATAAATATAAATTAGTTAAAACAAAAAAGAAGCAATTTAGCTTCTTTTTTGTTTTATTTATTCCTCACCCCTTATCACAATCTTCCTTCTATTTTCTTCAGCTTGTATCAAATCTATTTCAATTATATCTTTGTCGGCAATTAATTCTTGTACTTTCTCTGGCCATTCTATCAAAGTCAAAGTATCCTTTTTTCCAATATAATCTTCTGCGCCAATTTCTATCAATGCTTCCTCATCTTTCAATCTGTAAGTATCTATGTGGATAAGTTTTTTTATTCCATTTTTTTCTTTGTCCAAAGTATACACATTCATCAAAGTAAAAGTAGGACTATTTATAGTTCTTTTTATTTTTAAACCCTGCGCAATTCCTTTTACAAAAGTACTTTTCCCGGCACCCAATTCACCATTTAGCAAGATAATATCTCCGCCTTTTAATTCTTTTACTAAATTTTTTCCAACTTCTTCTGTTTCTGTTGGTGAATTGGTTATAAATTCCATATTATTTTTTTAATTCTGGATAGAGTGGAAAATGACTTGTCATTTCCTTCACATCATTTTTTATATTTTCTAGTATAGCATCATCTGTGTGATTTTCCACAGCTTTATTTATCCACACTGCTATCTGCTCCATCTCTATTTCTTTCATACCGCGTGTGGTTATTGCTGGTGTACCTAGGCGAATTCCACTTGGATCAAATGGGCTTCTTGTGTCGTCTGGAATCATATTTTTGTTCACTGTAATTCCTGCTTTGTCTAGTGCCTCTTCTGCTTCTTTTCCTGTCACATTTTTTGGCGACACATCTATGAGAAGTAGGTGATTATCTGTTCCACCAAACATAAGTTTAAAACCAAACTCAGATAATTTTTGTTCCAAAACTTTTGCATTCTTTTTTATTTGAATTGCATATTCTTTGAAGTCTGGTTGCAAAGCTTCTTTGAAAGCTACAGCTTTTCCGGCGATATTATTTTCGTGTGGACCACCTTGAAGTCCTGGAAAAACTGCCTTATTCACTCTTTTTGCAAATTCTTTTTTACACATTATCATACCACCTCTTGGTCCACGCAAAGTTTTGTGAGTTGTGGTTGTCACAACATCAAAAATAGGCACAGGATTATTCATTTGTCCACCTGCAATTAGCCCAGCAATATGTGCAATATCTGCCATTGTATAAGCTCCAACTTCGTCTGCAATCTTTTTTACCCCCTTATAATCTATTTCTCGAGAGTAAGCACTATAACCAACCAAAATTAATTTTGGTTTATGCTCCAACGCCATTTGTCTCAAATTTTCCAAATCAAGCAAACCCTCCTCATTTGTTTTGTATCTTATAAAATTGTACATTTTTGCCATTGCTGTCACAGGATGCCCGTGAGTCAGATGTCCACCATGAGACAAATCCATTCCAAGTACAGTATCTCCCATTTCTAGTAATGCAACATAAGCTGCCATATTTGCTGGTGCTCCAGAAAGTGGTTGTACATTTACATGTTCAGCTTCAAAAATTTCTTTTGCTCGGTCTATTGCGAGTTGTTCAATTACATCTATATTTTCACAACCACCATAATATCTTCGTCCAGGATAGCCCTCGGCATATTTGTTTGTAAGTACGGAACCCAAAGTTTCTAAAACTGCCATTGATACAAAATTCTCAGATGGAATCATCTCCAAACCATTTTCCTGTCTCCTAGTTTCTTTTTTTATAGATTCGTTTACTTGTGGATCAAATTTTTCTAGAGATAGTTTATTCATAAATATTCTTAAAACATTAGTATTTAAAGTTTAACAAATTTAAGCAAATTAGTACAAGTCTTGTTTTTTTATTGTAAAAATGATAATTTTAAGCTAGTTCTTTAACATTTTTTAAAAGGAGCGAGTAGTGTTTTTCTATGTTTTGTTAGTCTGTATTACAATTTTTATAATTTGGTTTTACTTTGCAATTTTGAGAGTTCAAAAAGAGGAAAGGAGGCAAGGTATGATATTGTCTAAAAAAGAGTTCAATAAAGCAATTTTAAAAGAAATTTTTCTATCTTTCACACTCAAAAAAGGAGGAGGAGATGAGTAAAAAAATCCTAAGTAATATTCAAGGTTGTTTGATGGGAATTATGATTGGTGACGCAATGGGTGCGCCATGTGAAGTAATGACTTTTCAAGAAATTGCAAAAGCTACAAACGGTGGAATAAAAGATTTTGAAGATCTCTCTGTTTTTGAAAGAAGATTGGACAAGGGTTTACGTTTTAAAGTTGGTGATACCACAGACGATTGGGCTTTTACAAAAGCACTTACAGAATCTTTAATTGTAAAAGGCGGCTATAGTCATATGGACTGTGCTCGCAGATTTGTAGAAGTTTACAAAAGTGGCGTGGTTGGAATGGGTCGTACAACCAGAGAAAGTTTGTATACTGTAAAAAAATTTTTAGATGTTCTTTCTGGTGAGGAAAAGCAGAAATATAGTAATATGGATAGAGTGGATTTGTATGGAACTTTTAGAAGGTTAATTAACAGGCAAAATTATGGAAATGGGGCTGGTGTGGCTATGAGGATTGCACCTTTAGCAATTCTTAGTTCTGTTTCTGGAGAAAATCTTGACTTATTATATGAACAACTTCGTTTAAATAGTTCTATTACCCATTTAAACAAGCAGGCATCTGATTCTGCATGTTTGGTGGGTTGTATAATACACGATATTTTTTCTGAAAGCCTTGGTGATATTTATTCTAACTATAGTTATTTAAAGTCTATTATTAGTGAAGTTGGTAATGAAATTGAAGGTTTATTGTTAAATTGGAATAAAAATAAAAGAACACTGCTTAGTGAAATGTTGTTTGTAGAAGAGAAATATAATGATTTGTTGGCTTTAAAACTTAAGTTTTGTATGGGTAGATCTGCTTTTTCTGCTTTAAGTTCGGTTGCATTTTCTGTTTCTATATTTGTTCGTAATATGAATAAATTTCGAGCAGGAATTTTGGAAGCGGTAAATGCTGGTGGAGATACAGATACCACAGCTTCTATGGTTGGCGCTATGCTTGGTGCCCAGTGCGGTTTGGAAGGAATTCCTAAAGAGTGGAGAGACTTTAATCCAGAATTCAAAGAGGCCGAAGAATTAGGTGAAAAATTGTACAACTTAGCTTTTAACAAATAAAAGCAAAACCATCTCAATTGAGATGGTTTTTTTATTTAAATTTTCCTCACCATATAAGTACCAACTTTTCGATACCCTAATTTTCTATAATATCCTCTTACTCCAACTCCAGAAATTACAGCCATTTTTTTGTAGCCTTCTTTTTTTGCAATTTTTTCTGCTTCAACCATTAATTTTTTACCAGTTCCTTTGTGTTGTGCTGCATTTTTCTTGTATTTACCAATTCCCACAAGTTGTCCGTAAGTATGAAGCTCTCGTACAAAAGCACAATTTTTTATTTCTGGGAGTAATTTATAAACTCCTATTTTTTTCGGAGTTTTTTCTGGAATTCTAAGTCTCAAAAATCCAAACAAAGCTTCGCGGTTTTTGGTTTCATAACTTATAAAGTATTCTTTCCCACCAACTGTTTCATACATTTCCACAAATAGGTGGGGAGGTTCATTTGCAAGTTCTTTGTGTCTGCCAATTTCGCGACAACGCAAACATACACATTTTTCACCTTTTTCTGCCATTTTTTCTTTTAGCATTTCTCGTAGATTTGTAGTGGAGTTTCCTGCTGTGATTTCTGTACTTGGAATATCGCGAATCAATCTAGAAATTCTACAATAAAGCGGAGTGGCAATTTTCATTTTTATCAAAGACTCAAACAAATCTTTTGGATTCTGTGGTTTATATTTTTTATTTTTGTACC from Candidatus Magasanikbacteria bacterium includes the following:
- the tsaE gene encoding tRNA (adenosine(37)-N6)-threonylcarbamoyltransferase complex ATPase subunit type 1 TsaE, yielding MEFITNSPTETEEVGKNLVKELKGGDIILLNGELGAGKSTFVKGIAQGLKIKRTINSPTFTLMNVYTLDKEKNGIKKLIHIDTYRLKDEEALIEIGAEDYIGKKDTLTLIEWPEKVQELIADKDIIEIDLIQAEENRRKIVIRGEE
- a CDS encoding serine hydroxymethyltransferase, producing MNKLSLEKFDPQVNESIKKETRRQENGLEMIPSENFVSMAVLETLGSVLTNKYAEGYPGRRYYGGCENIDVIEQLAIDRAKEIFEAEHVNVQPLSGAPANMAAYVALLEMGDTVLGMDLSHGGHLTHGHPVTAMAKMYNFIRYKTNEEGLLDLENLRQMALEHKPKLILVGYSAYSREIDYKGVKKIADEVGAYTMADIAHIAGLIAGGQMNNPVPIFDVVTTTTHKTLRGPRGGMIMCKKEFAKRVNKAVFPGLQGGPHENNIAGKAVAFKEALQPDFKEYAIQIKKNAKVLEQKLSEFGFKLMFGGTDNHLLLIDVSPKNVTGKEAEEALDKAGITVNKNMIPDDTRSPFDPSGIRLGTPAITTRGMKEIEMEQIAVWINKAVENHTDDAILENIKNDVKEMTSHFPLYPELKK
- the pyrH gene encoding UMP kinase, whose translation is MKKNKEKIIVLSLGGSLIIPPEGFNRKFLKGFKKMILSHIEKNYRFIIVCGGGATSRKYQDAVSDVTKLISEDIDWIGIHATRLNAHFVRTIFRKWANPKVIKNPTKKIEWKEDILIASGWKPGWSTDYDAVKLAELYGAEKVINLSNITYIYSEDPKKNKDAKKIKDITWKKFRKIVGDEWIPGSNLPFDPIASREADKLKLSVIVMNGTKLKQVEKAIKGKKFKGSLIHP
- a CDS encoding ADP-ribosylglycohydrolase family protein; the protein is MSKKILSNIQGCLMGIMIGDAMGAPCEVMTFQEIAKATNGGIKDFEDLSVFERRLDKGLRFKVGDTTDDWAFTKALTESLIVKGGYSHMDCARRFVEVYKSGVVGMGRTTRESLYTVKKFLDVLSGEEKQKYSNMDRVDLYGTFRRLINRQNYGNGAGVAMRIAPLAILSSVSGENLDLLYEQLRLNSSITHLNKQASDSACLVGCIIHDIFSESLGDIYSNYSYLKSIISEVGNEIEGLLLNWNKNKRTLLSEMLFVEEKYNDLLALKLKFCMGRSAFSALSSVAFSVSIFVRNMNKFRAGILEAVNAGGDTDTTASMVGAMLGAQCGLEGIPKEWRDFNPEFKEAEELGEKLYNLAFNK
- a CDS encoding ComEC family competence protein — encoded protein: MLQKIINSKSKTFLAFCFCFLFGTAFVSILDFSFDFVFIYFGIFVVVGFLIIFWKYKFFRLTSLCVLAILLAFGRYILFFPSETNISNYAEENVRFSAIVIQEPDIRVDSVRYVVNVEKVDKKVGEGRVYFKSELYPRYEYGDKLEIYCKIKKPTKIEDFNFDKYLALKKVFAYCGVPQIRKIGEDEGNILMSSVLSVKNTFAQKINRLWHEPNASFVAGLLYGYRGGLGELQEDFNTTGVTHIVAISGYNIAIIGAIFIVILSFLRIPRKKAFWIIISGIGVFVLFAGASASVVRAGIMGLLVLLAKQLGRMSHPINLLLFTAVAMVLHNPYVLIWDAGFQLSFVATAGLIYLTPKLEIFTEKIPELFGLKKIFLETSAAIIATLPLVLFHFGRFSIVALPTNILILWIIPFIMLGGFLAVISSFIFFPLAQIISWITWIALEYVILIVRWFADFSFASINLSMPAIVVVLFYICLIFYKQIYDYLEIRWLKFRI
- a CDS encoding disulfide bond formation protein B — translated: MDIYNTAVTVLSVGTILAQVFIVLVLIFIFVPPLHKQKQVKKFLKFLKERSFLLAFGVALSSIVGSLFFSDVASLLPCELCWKQRILMFPQSLLFGLAVWKKEKVIADYSTLLSAIGILYSIYHYTLQMLPRDITTCDTSSFLSSCSEKLIFEFGYITIPMMTATAFALLLLFMLIHKKLK
- a CDS encoding MBL fold metallo-hydrolase, with translation MKKVIIILVLILVVIFAALFFLKKRDNFSEYVQAENLPEVTELYFLDVGQGDATFIEFKNGTQALVDCGKSAKVLEELGRVMDFRDKSIDYLIITHPDNDHYGGCIDVLERFDVANVVYNGQHKNNDEFWNEFWRRVKKEGSNYHVVKSEEKWFVGDDVLHFLFPDGSLIQNLSDNNNSIVFILESAGKKVLFTGDMEQELEIYLIEKFGEKLGVDILKVGHHGSGSSSIDKFVDMVLPYYSIIPVGKNKYGHPSLRVMRRLERSGSRIFRTDLLHGVKILLDEELSMDQIK